Proteins found in one Halobaculum sp. MBLA0147 genomic segment:
- a CDS encoding SMI1/KNR4 family protein, translating to MERRWRELEAWAEDNAPALTSQLRPPATEAEIAAAEERLDVRFPPSVRESYAIHDGETCSWDGVLGYGLLSLSDLVETTEVLRGIDGDFDYDFWGESLVPVLAVGNGDYLCVRAATSGEETVFLRWDHESSNREELEPSFGAYFETVLDALRSGEYEYDRDSERLRVDVAIRRH from the coding sequence GTGGAACGACGCTGGCGAGAACTGGAGGCGTGGGCCGAGGACAACGCTCCCGCGCTCACGTCACAGTTGCGACCGCCCGCCACGGAGGCGGAGATAGCGGCCGCCGAGGAGCGCCTCGACGTGCGTTTCCCACCGTCGGTCCGGGAGTCGTACGCTATCCACGACGGTGAGACGTGTTCGTGGGACGGCGTCCTCGGGTACGGGCTACTCTCGCTGTCCGACCTCGTGGAGACGACGGAGGTCCTGCGTGGCATCGACGGCGACTTCGACTACGACTTCTGGGGAGAATCGCTCGTTCCAGTGCTGGCTGTGGGCAACGGTGACTACCTGTGTGTCAGGGCGGCCACGAGCGGGGAGGAGACGGTGTTTCTGCGGTGGGATCACGAGAGTTCGAACCGGGAGGAACTCGAACCCTCGTTCGGTGCCTACTTCGAGACGGTCCTCGACGCACTCCGATCTGGCGAGTACGAGTACGATCGGGACAGCGAGCGGCTGCGGGTCGACGTCGCGATTCGGCGGCACTGA
- a CDS encoding MBL fold metallo-hydrolase: MRVTFLGTGAAMPHPERVQTGLLVEAAAGDARPLLVDCGAGILHRLSQTEPGYEAVSTVLLTHHHLDHVADLLPLVKARWLAGEEHLEIVGPTGTKELLDSELATHEYLDGRIDLTVREVSPGETVSVAGLAVDTYETRHSVQCLAYRFRAPDTARASDAEAPEEGGTPTGAQTGNHTGERSATSDAEGLSGESDAADGVTTEDVVPGAGERPGEFVFSGDSEAFEGLANFADGAQVLAHDCSFPDGIDVDNHPNPTQLGAALAGTDVERVYLTHQYPHTDGEEEAMIESVEAQFDGDVRVARDGLRFTV, from the coding sequence ATGCGTGTGACCTTCCTCGGGACGGGTGCGGCGATGCCACACCCGGAGCGAGTCCAGACTGGTCTCCTCGTGGAGGCGGCGGCCGGCGACGCGCGGCCGCTGCTCGTCGACTGTGGGGCCGGCATCCTCCACCGGCTCTCGCAGACGGAGCCGGGGTACGAGGCGGTGTCGACGGTGTTGTTGACACACCACCACCTCGACCACGTGGCGGATCTGCTCCCGTTGGTGAAGGCGCGGTGGCTCGCGGGTGAGGAACACCTCGAGATCGTCGGGCCGACGGGGACGAAGGAACTCCTCGACAGCGAACTGGCGACCCACGAGTACCTCGACGGGCGGATCGACCTCACCGTGCGGGAGGTCTCGCCCGGCGAGACGGTCTCCGTCGCCGGCTTGGCGGTCGACACCTACGAGACGCGCCACTCCGTCCAGTGTCTCGCCTACCGGTTCCGTGCCCCCGACACGGCGCGAGCGTCGGACGCGGAGGCACCCGAAGAAGGCGGTACGCCAACCGGAGCGCAGACCGGGAACCACACTGGAGAGCGGTCGGCGACGAGCGACGCGGAGGGGCTCTCGGGGGAGAGCGACGCCGCAGACGGTGTCACGACGGAGGACGTCGTCCCCGGCGCGGGCGAGCGACCGGGGGAGTTCGTCTTCTCGGGGGACTCGGAGGCGTTCGAGGGGCTGGCGAACTTCGCGGACGGGGCACAGGTGTTGGCGCACGACTGCTCGTTCCCCGACGGGATCGACGTGGACAACCACCCGAACCCGACGCAGTTGGGGGCGGCGCTGGCGGGGACCGATGTAGAGCGTGTCTACCTCACTCACCAGTACCCACACACGGACGGCGAGGAGGAGGCGATGATCGAGTCCGTCGAGGCACAGTTCGACGGGGACGTTCGCGTCGCCCGCGACGGGCTGCGGTTCACGGTCTGA
- a CDS encoding SMI1/KNR4 family protein → MRPIHESWQIVEDWLEAHDAADVLSPPPSDEDVAAIAETVGVDLPDPFETFLRRHDGQTPGSRPLFRRHALCSAESIVDNYTQMTTALAEGTFEGRLDGFEDWAGSPDPEVAEVWWNDIPFAHDASGNFLCLDLDPTPEGDYGQVITVWHDMPGRYVRGEGFTAWFDGYATALEEGTLRYSEHTHGLVAEPPDIWRHEATEVSDPTSADLRRVYDAHYDRRGGEYDDNWFAEVCLDWQGSVDPCVQFQWGTLNVAGLPDRSHVDAAKTVLFEEDLPVHEESEMFVTTVDPSLDADRAAAVTERVLREVYDTELEDVETVRERVL, encoded by the coding sequence ATGCGACCCATCCACGAGAGCTGGCAAATCGTCGAGGACTGGCTCGAAGCGCACGACGCCGCGGATGTCCTCTCCCCGCCCCCATCCGACGAGGACGTGGCTGCGATAGCGGAGACCGTCGGGGTCGACCTCCCGGACCCCTTCGAGACGTTCCTCCGGCGACACGACGGGCAGACGCCGGGGTCGAGACCCCTGTTTCGCCGGCACGCCCTCTGCTCCGCCGAGAGTATCGTCGACAACTACACGCAGATGACGACGGCGCTGGCGGAGGGGACCTTCGAGGGACGACTCGATGGGTTCGAGGACTGGGCCGGCAGCCCCGACCCGGAGGTGGCCGAGGTCTGGTGGAACGACATTCCGTTCGCACACGACGCCTCGGGTAACTTCCTCTGTCTGGACCTGGACCCCACACCCGAGGGGGACTACGGCCAGGTGATAACCGTCTGGCACGACATGCCGGGACGGTATGTCCGCGGTGAGGGGTTCACCGCGTGGTTCGACGGCTACGCGACCGCGCTCGAAGAGGGGACGCTCCGCTACTCGGAGCACACCCACGGGCTGGTGGCCGAGCCACCGGATATCTGGCGACACGAGGCTACGGAGGTCTCCGACCCGACGAGCGCGGACCTCCGACGGGTCTACGACGCTCACTACGACCGTCGAGGGGGTGAATACGACGACAACTGGTTCGCCGAGGTCTGTCTCGACTGGCAGGGGTCGGTCGACCCCTGCGTCCAGTTCCAGTGGGGGACGCTCAACGTCGCGGGACTGCCCGACCGGAGCCACGTCGACGCCGCCAAGACCGTCCTGTTCGAGGAGGACCTCCCGGTCCACGAGGAGAGTGAGATGTTCGTCACCACGGTCGACCCGTCGTTAGACGCCGACCGGGCGGCCGCGGTCACCGAGCGGGTCCTCCGCGAGGTGTACGACACGGAACTGGAGGATGTCGAGACAGTCCGCGAACGGGTGCTGTGA
- a CDS encoding MTAP family purine nucleoside phosphorylase: MTIGFIGGSGIYEALPLHDTRTVSVDTPYGEPSTDLEIGEFGETGEEVVFLPRHGPDHQLSPTHLPYRANIHALKQQGVEYVIASNAVGSLQEELPPETLVVPDQIYDETKHRDLSFYGDGIVVHQSFADPYSPELAAHLAESAREATDAEVVEDGTYVCIEGPQYATMAESEFYHEQGWEVIGMTTIPEAKLAREAEMAYATLAGVTDYGVWRGKQDDRLGEVLKHAKNNEKAIKETVEHAIRHFPEDVDPDAHSALEGTINTPSEAIPDDVREDVELFVGDYLDD; the protein is encoded by the coding sequence ATGACGATCGGCTTCATCGGTGGGAGTGGTATCTACGAGGCGCTCCCGCTGCACGACACGCGCACCGTCAGCGTCGACACGCCGTACGGCGAGCCGTCGACGGACCTGGAGATCGGCGAGTTCGGCGAGACCGGGGAGGAGGTCGTCTTCCTCCCGCGACACGGCCCCGATCACCAGCTCTCGCCGACACACCTGCCGTACCGGGCGAACATCCACGCGCTGAAACAACAGGGCGTCGAGTACGTGATCGCGAGCAACGCCGTCGGCTCGCTGCAGGAGGAGTTGCCTCCCGAGACGCTGGTCGTCCCCGACCAGATCTACGACGAGACGAAACACCGCGATCTCTCCTTCTACGGCGACGGGATCGTCGTCCACCAGTCGTTCGCGGACCCGTACTCGCCGGAGTTGGCCGCCCACCTCGCCGAGTCCGCCCGCGAGGCGACGGACGCCGAGGTCGTCGAAGACGGCACCTACGTCTGTATCGAGGGGCCACAGTACGCGACGATGGCGGAGTCGGAGTTCTACCACGAGCAGGGTTGGGAAGTGATCGGGATGACCACGATCCCGGAGGCGAAGCTCGCCCGCGAGGCGGAGATGGCGTACGCGACGCTGGCGGGGGTCACGGACTACGGCGTCTGGCGCGGGAAGCAGGACGACCGACTCGGTGAGGTGCTGAAACACGCGAAGAACAACGAGAAGGCGATCAAGGAGACCGTCGAGCACGCGATCCGGCACTTCCCCGAGGACGTGGACCCAGACGCCCACTCGGCGCTGGAGGGGACGATCAACACGCCCAGCGAGGCGATCCCGGACGACGTGCGCGAGGACGTGGAGCTGTTCGTCGGCGACTACCTCGACGACTGA
- a CDS encoding ribose 1,5-bisphosphate isomerase, with the protein MSNEPAGRLHPELQSTAESIATMEIRGAATIAGAAAEALATQARDSEAESPAAFERQLRRAGRHLYDTRPTAVSLPNALRYVLERMTGDSVAELRTSVVDAAEAFTDRLDRAQSDLGEIGANRLRDGDTVMTHCHSTDALSCVEAAVDQGKELSAVVKETRPRNQGHITAEELREMGVDVTLIVDSAARRYLDEVDHVLVGADSIAADGSVINKIGTSGLAVNARERGVPIMVAAQTIKLHPETLTGQTVEIEMRDESEVIDETTREEIGDVTVRNPAFDVTPPRYVDAIVTESGQFPPESIVTLMRELFGESAARPWAEADE; encoded by the coding sequence ATGTCGAACGAGCCAGCGGGGAGACTCCACCCGGAGTTACAGTCGACCGCCGAGTCGATCGCGACGATGGAGATCCGCGGCGCGGCGACCATCGCCGGTGCCGCGGCGGAGGCGCTGGCGACGCAGGCCCGCGACTCGGAGGCCGAGTCGCCGGCCGCCTTCGAGCGACAACTGCGCCGCGCCGGTCGCCACCTCTACGACACGCGTCCGACTGCGGTGTCGCTGCCGAACGCGCTCCGGTACGTCCTCGAACGGATGACGGGCGACTCCGTCGCGGAACTCCGCACCTCCGTCGTCGACGCCGCCGAGGCGTTCACGGACCGACTCGACCGTGCACAGTCGGATCTGGGGGAGATCGGCGCGAACCGCCTCCGCGACGGCGACACGGTGATGACCCACTGTCACTCGACGGACGCGCTCTCGTGTGTCGAGGCGGCCGTCGACCAGGGGAAGGAACTGTCCGCGGTCGTCAAGGAGACCCGGCCCCGCAACCAGGGGCACATCACCGCCGAGGAACTCCGCGAGATGGGCGTCGACGTGACGCTGATCGTCGACTCCGCGGCGCGTCGGTACCTCGACGAGGTGGACCACGTGCTCGTCGGCGCCGACTCCATCGCCGCCGACGGCTCCGTCATCAACAAGATCGGCACCTCCGGGTTGGCGGTCAACGCCCGCGAGCGGGGTGTCCCGATCATGGTCGCGGCGCAGACGATCAAACTCCACCCGGAGACGCTCACCGGCCAGACCGTCGAGATCGAGATGCGCGACGAGAGCGAGGTGATCGACGAGACGACCCGCGAGGAGATCGGCGACGTGACCGTCCGCAACCCCGCGTTCGACGTGACGCCGCCGCGGTACGTCGACGCCATCGTCACCGAGAGCGGGCAGTTCCCACCCGAGAGCATCGTCACGCTGATGCGGGAACTGTTCGGCGAGAGTGCGGCGCGGCCGTGGGCGGAGGCCGACGAGTAG
- a CDS encoding methionine synthase, with amino-acid sequence MSRNPANREQFRPADHPHDHFLMTTVVGSYKKPTWLNRARDRFEDDDARFDADDWAEAKDDAARVITNEHERSGLDVVVDGEVRRNEMVEYFAERIDGYEFNGPVKVWGHNTFRKPSVVDEVGYAEPWLVDEFEFVDDVAQRPVKVPITGPYTLARWAFDEHYGDTAELTYEIADLVNHEIERLVEAGARYVQIDEPALAQHVDDHAIVGEALERIVDDIPETVRIGLHVCYGDYSRIYPEINEFPIDEFDVELCNGDYEQVEVFADGEFAPDLALGVVDAHTAEVESVEEIEANIEQGFEIVPPEKLTVSPDCGLKLLPREIAYGKMENLVQAARNVEERLDAGEIDVAAPTPTAD; translated from the coding sequence ATGAGCCGCAACCCCGCGAACCGCGAGCAGTTCCGCCCTGCCGACCACCCGCACGACCACTTCCTGATGACGACGGTCGTCGGATCGTACAAGAAGCCGACGTGGCTCAACCGCGCCCGCGACCGCTTCGAGGACGACGACGCGCGCTTCGACGCCGACGACTGGGCCGAGGCGAAAGACGACGCCGCACGCGTGATCACGAACGAACACGAGCGGTCCGGGCTCGACGTGGTCGTCGACGGCGAGGTGCGCCGCAACGAGATGGTGGAGTACTTCGCCGAACGGATCGACGGCTACGAGTTCAACGGCCCGGTGAAGGTGTGGGGCCACAACACCTTCCGGAAGCCGTCCGTCGTCGACGAGGTGGGCTACGCGGAGCCGTGGCTCGTCGACGAGTTCGAGTTCGTCGACGACGTGGCCCAGCGCCCGGTGAAGGTGCCGATCACGGGGCCGTACACGCTCGCCCGGTGGGCGTTCGACGAACACTACGGCGACACCGCCGAGTTGACGTACGAGATCGCGGACCTGGTCAACCACGAGATCGAACGCCTCGTGGAGGCCGGCGCGCGCTACGTCCAGATCGACGAGCCGGCGCTGGCCCAACACGTCGACGACCACGCCATCGTCGGCGAGGCGCTGGAACGGATCGTCGACGACATCCCCGAGACGGTGCGGATCGGCCTCCACGTCTGCTACGGGGACTACTCGCGGATCTACCCGGAGATCAACGAGTTCCCGATCGACGAGTTCGACGTGGAGCTGTGCAACGGCGACTACGAGCAGGTCGAGGTGTTCGCCGACGGCGAGTTCGCGCCGGACCTCGCGCTGGGTGTCGTGGACGCCCACACCGCCGAGGTGGAGTCCGTCGAAGAGATCGAGGCGAACATCGAGCAGGGGTTCGAGATCGTCCCGCCGGAGAAGCTCACGGTCTCCCCGGACTGCGGGCTGAAGCTGCTCCCGCGGGAGATCGCCTACGGGAAGATGGAGAACCTCGTGCAGGCCGCCCGGAACGTCGAGGAGCGACTCGACGCGGGCGAGATCGACGTGGCTGCGCCGACCCCGACGGCGGACTGA
- a CDS encoding class I SAM-dependent methyltransferase, with product MVDPLSVAESYTALAETYAADRDGDGLERTVVESVVDGLPPESRVLDAGCGDGVPGLAAAVEHGTAYGVDISAGQLALASERVPSAGLARGDLRSLPITTDAVDCVVALHSLIHVPLEDHQTVIDEFARVLRPGGTLVCTEGHTEWVGENPDWLDTGVEMAWEIAGTETTIEQLESAGFSVEETWASEDELADEEGASKPIFRARLPE from the coding sequence ATGGTCGACCCACTCTCGGTGGCGGAGTCGTACACGGCGTTGGCGGAGACGTACGCGGCGGATCGCGACGGTGACGGACTGGAACGGACGGTCGTGGAGTCGGTGGTGGACGGCCTCCCGCCCGAGTCGCGGGTGCTCGACGCGGGGTGTGGCGACGGCGTCCCCGGCCTCGCCGCCGCGGTCGAGCACGGGACGGCGTACGGCGTCGACATCTCGGCCGGCCAACTCGCGCTCGCGAGCGAACGAGTGCCGAGCGCCGGCCTGGCACGCGGCGACCTACGGTCGCTGCCGATCACGACGGACGCCGTCGACTGCGTCGTCGCCCTCCACTCGCTGATCCACGTGCCGCTCGAGGACCACCAGACGGTGATCGACGAGTTCGCGCGGGTGTTGCGGCCCGGTGGGACGCTGGTGTGCACGGAGGGCCACACGGAGTGGGTCGGAGAGAACCCCGACTGGCTGGACACGGGCGTCGAGATGGCGTGGGAGATCGCCGGCACGGAGACGACGATCGAGCAGTTGGAGTCGGCCGGCTTCTCCGTCGAGGAGACGTGGGCCAGCGAGGACGAACTCGCCGACGAGGAGGGTGCCTCGAAGCCGATCTTCCGGGCGCGACTCCCGGAGTGA
- a CDS encoding proteasome assembly chaperone family protein: MAHIDFHRRLELTEPVLLEGFPGMGLVGKIAVDHLVAELDVVHLADVHCDVLPRVAGFGEGEPVVRSPVRLYADPDRDLVALQSDVQVSPDAAYEFAGCVAEWLHETDTTPVYVAGTEADEESDGDDTGADGVETAVSRGDASPSDAAAVDATAEGTDTAAEQAEAASDVDRGPRLRGVATAGASDRLAETDLEVPDNAGIVSGPSGALLAHAMETELPAIGVVADTTPRFPDPGAAKAVLERVVEPLAGVDVAVEELTQRAERVRAAKQRLADQVAAAEDDSSSKATPLRMYQ; this comes from the coding sequence GTGGCACACATCGACTTCCACCGGCGACTCGAACTGACGGAGCCGGTACTGTTGGAGGGGTTCCCGGGGATGGGCCTCGTCGGCAAGATCGCGGTGGACCACCTGGTCGCGGAACTCGACGTGGTCCACCTCGCGGACGTCCACTGTGACGTGCTCCCGCGGGTCGCCGGCTTCGGCGAGGGAGAGCCGGTCGTCAGGTCGCCGGTCCGCCTGTACGCCGACCCGGACCGAGACCTCGTCGCGCTCCAGAGTGACGTGCAGGTGTCGCCCGACGCGGCCTACGAGTTCGCCGGCTGCGTGGCCGAGTGGCTCCACGAGACCGACACCACGCCGGTGTACGTCGCCGGGACGGAGGCCGACGAGGAGTCGGACGGCGACGACACGGGTGCCGACGGAGTGGAGACGGCAGTCTCGCGGGGAGACGCGTCGCCGTCGGACGCGGCGGCGGTCGACGCGACCGCGGAGGGGACGGACACGGCCGCCGAGCAGGCCGAAGCCGCCTCGGACGTAGACCGCGGGCCACGACTCCGCGGAGTCGCTACCGCGGGTGCGAGCGACCGCCTCGCGGAGACGGACTTGGAGGTCCCCGACAACGCCGGGATCGTCTCCGGACCGAGCGGGGCGTTGCTCGCACACGCGATGGAGACGGAGCTACCGGCCATCGGCGTCGTCGCCGACACGACACCACGGTTCCCCGACCCCGGCGCGGCGAAGGCTGTCTTGGAGCGGGTCGTCGAACCGCTCGCCGGTGTCGACGTGGCCGTCGAGGAGTTGACGCAGCGTGCCGAACGCGTGCGGGCCGCGAAACAGCGACTCGCCGACCAGGTCGCCGCCGCCGAAGACGACAGTTCCTCGAAGGCGACGCCGTTGCGGATGTACCAGTGA
- a CDS encoding alpha/beta hydrolase yields MQRHTYGDPDDRDLLVVLGWGNRPEHDPVDWLLSQLAADWHVHAVVVPENGTDFERDYRAPLTEINEAVDPAATLAHSLGCLALAHVPGDDSRVYASPFWGTNDDGLVGALLPLVARLPVERRVIPGETDPDQLGALKPADETGAAERGISPAWLRAVRGAQATLPPFREGSVVYCSLRDTVVGVRAVGDHAPADRIRLYDGGHEFFASASRERTLDRVRADLRAVADGRTPVNSRHGGDGA; encoded by the coding sequence GTGCAGCGACACACGTACGGCGACCCGGACGACCGAGACCTGCTCGTGGTGCTCGGGTGGGGGAACCGACCGGAGCACGACCCGGTCGACTGGCTCCTGTCGCAGTTGGCGGCCGACTGGCACGTCCACGCCGTCGTCGTGCCGGAGAACGGGACCGACTTCGAGCGCGACTACCGAGCACCGTTGACCGAGATCAACGAGGCGGTCGACCCCGCGGCGACGCTGGCACACAGTCTCGGCTGTCTGGCGCTGGCACACGTCCCCGGCGACGACTCGCGGGTGTACGCGAGTCCGTTCTGGGGGACGAACGACGACGGTCTCGTCGGCGCGTTGCTCCCGCTCGTCGCCCGGCTCCCGGTCGAGCGGCGCGTGATCCCGGGCGAGACGGACCCGGACCAGCTGGGCGCGTTGAAACCCGCCGACGAGACGGGTGCCGCGGAGCGGGGGATCTCCCCGGCGTGGCTCCGTGCGGTCCGAGGAGCACAGGCGACGCTGCCGCCGTTCCGCGAGGGGAGTGTCGTCTACTGTTCGCTCCGTGACACCGTGGTCGGGGTGAGAGCGGTCGGCGACCACGCACCGGCCGACCGGATCAGACTGTACGACGGCGGGCACGAGTTCTTCGCGTCCGCGAGCCGCGAGCGCACACTCGACCGTGTTCGGGCGGATCTGCGGGCGGTGGCGGACGGGCGGACGCCCGTAAACTCGCGTCACGGCGGCGACGGAGCCTGA
- a CDS encoding glycosyltransferase, translating to MATIAVVHNTLDLRGGADAVCLHACEALGRDHDVRLLTLSHPPLAELDAVFDTDAARAVRVETPSWSGPVARAFAAAAPHVGPQLPLRSVLLDRWLRRRRGEFDLVVSTANEFDVPGRSVQYVHYPQFRARRGDPGEDVGRVASEADTDRSIADRIAGGRELPNAVWSRAAGVGDGELPVGAHLLANSSYTARAVATRYGREPEVLHPPVDPITGGPDWDAREDGVVILGRLAPDKRALTALEIVAGVRERGHDLTAHVVGTAAPAYRTYADRVAAAVADHEWAHLHRDCSRERLEELLTTTKYGLSAKPNEHFGMAVAEYVAAGMVAFAPDSGGQRDVLDGDPDRLYTSATDAVETVAAAVERGDRPTLPRDRFARERFHERLRDVVGTQLPPHARR from the coding sequence GTGGCAACCATCGCCGTCGTCCACAACACGCTCGACTTGCGCGGGGGCGCCGACGCCGTCTGCCTCCACGCCTGCGAGGCGCTCGGACGCGACCACGACGTTCGGCTGCTCACGCTCTCGCACCCGCCGCTGGCGGAGTTGGACGCCGTCTTCGACACGGACGCCGCACGCGCCGTCCGCGTGGAGACGCCGAGTTGGAGCGGGCCGGTCGCGCGGGCGTTCGCGGCCGCGGCACCGCACGTCGGCCCGCAACTCCCGCTGCGGAGCGTCCTCTTGGACCGCTGGCTCCGCCGTCGCCGCGGCGAGTTCGACCTCGTCGTCTCCACCGCCAACGAGTTCGACGTGCCCGGCCGGTCGGTCCAGTACGTCCACTACCCACAGTTCCGAGCGCGACGCGGCGACCCCGGCGAGGATGTGGGTCGTGTGGCGTCGGAAGCGGACACGGACCGTTCGATCGCGGATCGGATCGCGGGGGGACGGGAGCTGCCGAACGCCGTCTGGAGTCGTGCGGCGGGGGTGGGCGACGGCGAGCTACCGGTGGGGGCACACCTCCTCGCCAACTCCTCGTACACCGCCCGGGCGGTCGCGACGCGGTACGGACGCGAGCCCGAGGTGCTCCACCCGCCCGTGGACCCGATCACCGGCGGCCCGGACTGGGACGCCCGCGAGGACGGCGTCGTGATCCTCGGGCGACTCGCGCCGGACAAACGAGCCCTGACGGCGCTGGAGATCGTCGCGGGTGTCCGTGAACGAGGCCACGACCTCACTGCACACGTCGTCGGCACGGCCGCGCCAGCCTACCGCACGTACGCCGACCGCGTCGCGGCGGCCGTCGCGGACCACGAGTGGGCACACCTCCACCGCGACTGTTCGCGCGAGCGGCTGGAGGAACTGCTCACGACGACGAAGTACGGCCTCTCGGCGAAACCGAACGAACACTTCGGGATGGCCGTCGCGGAGTACGTCGCCGCCGGGATGGTCGCGTTCGCGCCGGACTCCGGGGGCCAACGCGACGTGTTGGACGGCGACCCGGATCGACTGTACACCTCCGCGACGGACGCGGTCGAGACCGTCGCCGCCGCCGTCGAGCGCGGGGATCGACCGACGCTCCCGCGGGACCGCTTCGCCCGCGAGCGGTTCCACGAGCGGCTCCGAGACGTGGTCGGAACCCAGTTGCCGCCGCACGCACGCCGGTGA
- a CDS encoding 5-methyltetrahydropteroyltriglutamate--homocysteine methyltransferase, with protein MTEIVATTTGLYPLPDPAKRELSELKGHQKGDLISGDEGPEVRAAYERARETVVADQLDAGLDRIVEGQLRWDDVLAHPLIVSDAVEAGGIVRYYDNNNFYRDPRIVDELAPSGDVGAELTAATELLDGAEPLTRIEGDARDPTADTETTVDAFDGDAAAATQAVLPGPYTLADLATDEFYDDEAELLAAVADLLAAEVEAFPTHATLFLHEPSYVVNPPGDGLDERASAAVDTVATATDADVVVDTYWDSFEEKPYAHLLDADIDGVGFDFVAGDRDETLYCLNEYGCTDDVALGLVDGQNTLVEEPETVADRVEWVHDNVPATTFETTYVTHNTETFYLPVNRHREKLATLAEGAALARDRLETEVTA; from the coding sequence ATGACCGAGATCGTGGCGACGACGACGGGGTTGTACCCGTTGCCAGACCCTGCGAAACGAGAGCTGTCGGAGCTGAAGGGCCACCAGAAGGGTGACCTGATCTCCGGCGACGAGGGCCCGGAGGTACGGGCGGCGTACGAGCGCGCTCGCGAGACCGTGGTGGCGGACCAACTCGACGCCGGCCTCGACCGGATCGTCGAGGGGCAACTCCGTTGGGACGACGTGCTCGCACACCCGCTGATCGTCTCCGACGCCGTCGAGGCCGGTGGGATCGTGCGCTACTACGACAACAACAACTTCTACCGCGACCCCCGGATCGTCGACGAGTTGGCGCCGTCCGGCGACGTGGGTGCGGAGTTGACCGCGGCGACGGAACTACTCGACGGCGCGGAGCCGCTGACCCGGATCGAGGGCGACGCACGCGACCCGACCGCCGACACGGAGACGACCGTGGACGCCTTCGACGGCGACGCGGCGGCCGCGACGCAGGCCGTCCTGCCGGGCCCGTACACGCTCGCGGACCTGGCGACCGACGAGTTCTACGACGACGAGGCGGAGTTGCTCGCGGCGGTCGCCGACCTCCTCGCGGCGGAGGTCGAGGCGTTCCCGACCCACGCGACGCTGTTCCTCCACGAACCCTCCTACGTCGTGAACCCACCCGGTGACGGGCTCGACGAGCGAGCCAGCGCCGCGGTCGACACCGTCGCGACGGCGACGGACGCCGACGTGGTGGTCGACACCTACTGGGACTCCTTCGAGGAGAAGCCGTACGCACACCTGTTGGACGCCGACATCGACGGCGTCGGCTTCGACTTCGTGGCCGGCGACCGCGACGAGACGCTGTACTGTCTCAACGAGTACGGCTGTACCGACGACGTGGCGCTGGGCCTCGTCGACGGGCAGAACACGCTCGTCGAGGAGCCGGAGACGGTCGCGGACCGCGTGGAGTGGGTCCACGACAACGTCCCCGCGACGACCTTCGAGACCACGTACGTGACACACAACACGGAGACGTTCTACTTGCCCGTGAACCGCCACCGCGAGAAGCTGGCGACCCTCGCCGAGGGTGCCGCGCTCGCTCGCGACCGCCTGGAGACGGAGGTGACCGCATGA
- a CDS encoding PIN domain-containing protein, which translates to MTTPDGVDSTVVFDTEPLVAYFCDEPGADTVQRYVQAVEGSVDGFVSTVNLAEIRYVVRAIEDRELADTVERVMAESGIERVDTTETWRTAARFKHRHSPALGDAFALATADAVDGTLLVGADDDYDELTDVSVERFRTDPV; encoded by the coding sequence GTGACGACACCGGACGGCGTCGACTCGACGGTGGTGTTCGACACCGAGCCACTCGTCGCGTACTTCTGTGACGAGCCCGGCGCAGATACGGTGCAACGGTACGTGCAGGCAGTCGAAGGCTCCGTCGACGGGTTCGTCTCTACGGTGAACCTCGCCGAGATACGGTACGTGGTGAGAGCGATCGAGGACAGAGAGCTGGCCGACACTGTGGAGCGAGTGATGGCCGAGAGCGGGATCGAACGCGTCGACACCACGGAGACGTGGCGTACTGCAGCCCGTTTCAAACACAGACACTCCCCGGCGCTGGGTGACGCCTTCGCGCTGGCGACTGCCGACGCGGTCGACGGGACACTACTGGTCGGTGCAGACGACGACTACGACGAGTTGACAGACGTGTCGGTCGAACGGTTCAGAACTGACCCGGTCTGA